In Acidobacteriota bacterium, one DNA window encodes the following:
- the nuoK gene encoding NADH-quinone oxidoreductase subunit NuoK encodes MTASVNYLLVSALIFAIGLAGALVRRNAILVLIGIELMLNAANLNFIAFWRYSPHPEALTGIMFTLFSIGVAAAEAAVGLALIIAVYRHFKTTDLDRIHSMRG; translated from the coding sequence ATGACAGCCTCGGTCAACTATCTTCTCGTATCCGCACTCATCTTCGCCATCGGTCTGGCTGGCGCGCTCGTCCGCCGCAACGCCATACTCGTGCTGATCGGAATCGAACTGATGCTCAACGCCGCGAATCTGAACTTCATCGCCTTCTGGCGTTACAGCCCCCATCCCGAAGCACTGACCGGCATCATGTTCACTCTCTTTTCCATCGGTGTTGCAGCGGCTGAGGCTGCGGTTGGCCTGGCCCTGATCATCGCAGTGTATCGACATTTCAAGACAACAGATCTCGACCGGATCCATTCGATGAGGGGATGA
- a CDS encoding NADH-quinone oxidoreductase subunit J, whose amino-acid sequence MSLSFAIIAVFTVAGALAALTLRNLVHCVLALMLAFAGLAGLYLQLGAQFVGFAQILVYVGAVAILIVFAILLTRSHEPLLRPALSSGWLTSTLVAVAVFAVLAWSIRSSAVSAIAILPRPEITVKQIGDALMSQYVLPLEVIGLLLTAALIGAVTIAMREQGRKK is encoded by the coding sequence GTGAGTTTGTCATTTGCCATCATCGCTGTGTTCACCGTTGCCGGGGCGCTTGCCGCATTGACGCTGCGCAACCTTGTCCACTGCGTGCTGGCGCTTATGCTGGCCTTTGCGGGACTAGCCGGTTTATATCTCCAGCTTGGCGCTCAGTTCGTCGGCTTTGCACAAATCCTGGTCTATGTCGGCGCCGTAGCCATCCTCATCGTCTTCGCCATACTCCTTACGCGAAGTCACGAACCGCTCCTGCGGCCGGCTCTTTCGTCTGGATGGCTCACAAGCACCCTCGTCGCCGTCGCTGTATTTGCGGTGCTTGCCTGGTCGATCCGTTCGAGCGCGGTGTCGGCGATTGCGATACTGCCGCGTCCCGAGATCACGGTCAAGCAGATCGGCGACGCCTTGATGTCGCAGTACGTGCTTCCGCTCGAAGTCATTGGCCTGCTGCTAACGGCCGCGCTTATAGGAGCGGTGACGATTGCCATGCGCGAACAGGGGAGGAAGAAATGA